TATCGTGCTGATGCTTTGGCTCGGGCAGATCCATCTGGTGTTGTGGTTTGCGGTGATCCCGGCGGTGATCTCGGTGGCGCTGATTGTCGGTGGGGTAAAAGAACCGACCGCTGCCGCTGGCAAACACACCTTTCGTTCGCCCATTCACTGGAAAGTCCTGCGGGACTTTTCCCGTGGTTACTGGTGGGTGGTGATCGTCGGCGGGCTCTTCACGCTGGCCCGTTTCAGCGAAGCCTTTCTGGTTTTGAAGGCGCAACAGACAGGCCTGACGGCCACTTGGGTGCCGATGGTGATGGTGGTCATGTCGTTGTTTTATGCGGTGTCCGCCTACCCTGCCGGCTGGTTGTCCGACCGGATCAGTCGCACCCAAGTGCTGTGTATCGGCATCGTCCTGCTGATCCTTGCGGACCTGTTATTGGCGCAAGCGGACTCGATCATGACCATGCTGGCGGGCGTGGCCCTGTGGGGCCTGCACATGGGCTTCAGCCAAGGGATTCTCGCGACGCTGATCGCCGACACCGCCCCCGAACACCTCAGGGGCACGGCCTTCGGCCTGTTCAATCTGATCAGCGGCGTGTGTCTGTTGATCGCCAGTGTGCTCGCGGGCGCGCTGTGGGAGACTTCGGGCTCAGCCAGCACTTTCGTCGTCGGGGCGGGGCTGGCGGCTGCGGCGCTGCTGTTGCTTCTGTTGCGTAAGCCTTAGGGGCGAGTGCCAGGATTGAGCCCGCTAACATTGAGTGCCAAAAACCTGTTAATGGGGCAAACGATGCAGATGATTAAAGTAGGGCCGAGCGGTTTGAATCAGCTCCGTGAGTCTTTGAGTGAAGCAGGACTGCCCTGCGATGATGTCAGCGAACCGGGGCTGCAGTTTTATCACTTCGAGGTGGATGGGAACCGGGTTGCTTATGGAGGGCTGGAGGGTTCTGGCCCTGATCTGTTGCTTCGTTCAATGATCGTTTCTGAGACCCGTCGTGGCGAGGGGCTAGGTAAAGCCGTGTTGTCTGAACTGGAACGCCATGCCATCTCCCAAGGCGCAATCCGACTTCACTTGCTGACCCAAAGCGCGGCTGGTTTTTTCACAGCCAATGGCTATGAACTGCTCGATAGGCGCGAAGCGCCTGACGTAATCAGTCGAACAGCTCAGTTCCAGCATCTGTGTCCTGCGTCAGCAAGTTATCTACGAAAAACTTTAAAGGCTCCGTTTCGGACTGAGTCAGGGCTCTCCAAGGCTGAATAGTACGGTAAGTCGCTCACACCGACGTGTTAAACGCCAACGCGGCGCGAATCAGCGCCTTCAACGCCTCTTCATCAACCCCGGCAGAGCCGAGCAAGCCCACAACACATACCTGTTCGTTATAGCACTGTTCACAATGGGTATATCCGCGCTTCAGCATTCGGCTACCGTCATCATATATGACTGGATCATGCAGGCTCTGCACCTGTGTGTTGAAGCGATGTTTGCCTCTGTTGCGACACACCCAAAGCCCCCAGACATGAGGAAACCCTGATGAGCGCTCACAAAGCTGTCGCTGTTTTGCTGGCCTTGCTCAGTGCAGGCTCCCTGGGATCTACCGCCTTGGCCGAGGAAACAGGTTTTATTGCCGCCACCTCATCCGAACTTCAGTGGAAAGCCGCTCCGGCGGTGGGGCCCGGCGCAATGATTGCAGTGATTGAAGGAGACCTGAAAGCCGCCGAGCCCTTCACCCTGCGCTTGAAGCTGCCAGCAAATACAAAAATCGGCGTGCATACCCATCCTGTGACCGAACGCGTAACCGTTATCTCGGGCATTTTCTACTTCGCCACCGGAGATAAATTCGATCCGGCACGGGCCAAGGCCTATCAACCGGGTGACACCCTGATCATTCCCGTCGGAATGTCGATGTACGGCGCCAGTCGAGAACAGGAAACCGTGCTCCAACTCCATGGCACGGGGCCTTGGGGGATCACCTACGTCAACCCGGCGGACGACCCCAGGAACAGCAAAATGTAGCGTCCCTGACGGTGGTCAGCTTCGCGCATCCGATTTCCCGGATTCGCCTCTTCTCGCGCAACGAAACAATGCGCCCACCCTGCTCCAGCGGACACACCGACACCAGACACGCCAGGTGGCTGCGATCATGCAGCTCAAACGTGCAATCCAAATCCCGTAGCCCTTCCCCGCCGCGCAGCAGAATCGCATCGGTCAGTTCGTTTGAGCAGCATTATAAAGGCTTATGGGGTCAGACCACGTAGCGCCTGGGCCAATCGGCTGATCAGTGTGGCGATGTCGAGCGTCGGCTTATTGATGACGGTTTGTGATCGTCGAATGAAAGCCTGACCCTCGCGGTCAGGCGAAACACCCAGCAGCTCCGAAGTTGCCCAATCACTGATCAGCTCGCAATCACCCAATCACGCTCGCATACACCGACCGATCAACATTCCCGCCGGACAGAATCACGCCCACCTTTTTGCCCAGCATCATTTCACGCTCCTGAATGAGCGCTGCCAGCGCTGCCGCACCTGCCCCTTCAGCGAGGTTGTGGGTATCGGTGTAATACACGCGCATGGCCTCGGCAATCTCGCCCTCGCTGACCGAGACGATTCGTGCCGAAGCGGCCCCGTAGATGGCGAACGCATCGGGAACAGGCTTGCGCACGGCCAAGCCATCGGCAAAGGTATTTGCCGAGGCGGTCTCGTATATTGTCCCAGCTTCAAACGATAACTTCGCCGCCGCAGCCTCTTTGGAAACCACGCCCACCACTTGGGTGTTCAGGCCCAGCGCATCTCGGGCGGCGATCACTCCGCAAATCCCCGATCCACAGCCAATCGGCACGTAGACGGTATCCAGATCGGGCGCAGCGATGAACAGCTCCAGCGCATACGTGGCCACACCTTTGACCAACTCGGTGTGGAACGGCGGCACCAGGTAGAGGCCATGCAGGTGCGCCAGACGCGCGGCCTCTTCACGGGCGTCGTCGAAATCGCGACCGCACTCAACCACTTCGCCGCCAAAGCCACGCATGGCATTGTTCTTTTCCAGCGAATTACCTTCCGGCACAACAATCAAGGCCCTCAAACCCAGCGTGTTTGCCGCCAGCGCCAGGCTCTGACCATGGTTGCCGCGCGTAGCGGAGACAATGCCCTTCACACCTGGGTGCTCGCGCCGCAGCCAGTGCAGGAAGGTAATGCCACCCCGCACTTTGAAAGCGCCTGTAGGTGTGTGGTTTTCGTGTTTGACCCAGACAGTGCAACCTAATCGCTCAGCCAGCAATGGCCAAGGGTATTGGGCGGTGGCAGGCATGACTTGGTAGACGTGGCGGGCCGCTTGTTCGATATCGTTGCGAGTCAGTTTGTGCATGAGTTGTCTTCCTGAGGCTTTTCCCAGTCTAGGCATGGGCACGTCACGCCGGCTTTCAAAAAACTGACCTGACTTTTACGCCCCCTCTTCACTACTATGGTGTTCATGAGCCTTCGAAACCGTCTGCAACCCTCGCTCGTACCTGAACCGATTCGTCGTGTCGAGGCAGGGCCGTGGGCGATCGAATTGCTACCCGGCGCCGCCTACGCGACCCGATATGTTGCGACCCAGGCAGCGATCGGCTTTGCCTTCGACAGCCAACGAGGCTTGCACGCCATCGGCAGCGACCGAGTGCGCCCCTTCGATGCCATGCCCAACGGACTGGCGTTCGTCCCCGTTGGCTGTGATGTGTTGTCCGAATCACCCAAGGGCGGTGAATACCTGCGGGTCATGCGCACCGACGGTATTTCATTGCCGGGTGACCGGGCATTCAACAATCGCATTGATCAGCCAGCCGTTAACCTCGCCCTGCGAATGCGCCGCGCGTTGTTGCAGGGCTCCGTGGAGGACGACTGTGAAGCCTGGGCACTCGCATTGGCTGAACGGGCGGCGGGCATCGACGCATCGGCGCCGCCGGCCCAAGGCTCTATAACCGGCAGCCGGATGCGCCTGCTCGATGAATTCATTGATGCAGGCATCGACGGCCCACTGGGTATACAGGCAATGGCGGGGTTGCTTGAATTGTCCGAAGGTTATTTCATGCGCGCATTCAAGAACACGACGGGCAAGAGCCCTCATAGCTATCTAATCGACCGACGCCTGGCCAAGGCCCGAGCATCGATGCGCGATTCGACCGCCAGGCTGTCGGAGATCGCACTCACCTGCGGCTTTAACTCCCAAGCGCACATGACGACCGCTTTCAAGCAACGCCTTGGAGTCAGTCCAGCGCAATTGCGAAGGCGTTCGACGTACAGTCAAAACTAGATTATTGGCCGTTTTGCCGTTTGGTTGAGGACCCGCCATCGGCCTCGGTCAGCCACTACCGACAGAGTTTCTGACGCCATCAAGGCCGCGGCCATGGGCGTTCTCCAGACGACATAAAACCCTCCCGGTAACGAGTACAGGGAGGGTGAAATAACGCAGGTGTAATCAGCCCTTGGCCTGGCTCATACGCGTGAACAGCTCCGTAGGCACTTTCTTGCCGTTGGACGTGTATTGGTTGCTCCTGTACGTGTAGGTTTCTGCCTCGGAAAGGTAACCGTCATTGTTGGTGTCCATCGCTTTGAACTCCTCACTCTTGGTCGGGGCCACGGCCAGGAATTCCTTGAGCGCAACACGGCCGTCGTCATCGGTGTCGGTGCGGGCGAAAGAAGCGTCGCCGCACTTGCCCTCACCGCACTTGCCTTCGGCCTGGGTTGCCTTGGCGCTGGCGTCACTGGAACCACATTTACCTTCGCCACACTTGCCCTCCCCAGCCTTCTCTGCGGAAGCCAACTGATAGCCCTGGGGCAGCGTCTCCATGGCAAAGGCGGTCGAGGCGAGGCTCATAGCACCAGCCAACGCGACTGCGGCCAGGCCAATACGGGTTTTGTTCGGAATACGGGACATAGTATTTCTCCAGATGCTGTGCGCGATTGGAACGCGCGGTCATGCCACAAGGGCAGAAAAACCCTTGAGGATGCACTCGGCGAAATGAATCGAGCCGGGAATCCCGGAGCGAACATGCATTAGCATCCACCTCGACAGGGCAACCTCATTTGGGCCCGGTCATTTGGACGCAGTGATGTATCCGCGAAGTGTCAGCAGGCAGGACATTTGTAAGCCAATCCCTGAACCCGTGATCCGGATACAGAGAGATACACCCGATGGCATTGAGTCATGAATAACGGATGTCACTGATATCGATAGCCACCAGCAGCTGCGACGCGATCGCATGATTATTAGCGTCACGGCGATAGGCCCTGCGCTTGCTGGGCAAACGGAGCCCCTGGGTTTCAACATAGTCATGAACGTACTGGGCAGCGGGAAATCCGCCACTGACGTCAACGCTGTAGTCGTGCCGGCGCAGCAGAAAGTCTTCACCGAAGTAGAAGTCCTGCACCGGACAGTGCGTGACCACGCTCTCTGGAAAGTGCACCCGCAAACGACGCCAATGTTGGTCGCCTTCCTCCCAAGGGTCGACCTCTTCAACCCTGACACCCGGCAAGATGAACAGAAATGGCATCGTCATGTATGACCACAACGCGTAACCATTGAAGTATGCCCGGTGCAGCGGGTCCCAAGGTGTCGTTTCTGCGTGGTCATCGAAAGACGCCCTCGGATCCGAGCGCTCCGCCACCACTTGGCCATCCGTGGTTTCAATGGCGATTCGATCGGGCGTGTACGCCGTACGCTGGTTCGGGGCGCCGAAAGGCATTACCGACGCTCTCTGCTCATGCAGCCAGACCGTCATCTGACGCGAGTCACTATCCTGGGTCAGCCCCTTCATGCCCCACAGCGAACCGCCGGTCACAATGCTGGCGCTCACCGTGTCAAAGCTGTTCCAGCGTTCTTGTCCGCCGTGGGCTGTCAGTACCCGTTCCAGCAGATCGCAGTGCTGTTCATTCATGGCGATAACCCTCTTCATTGCTGAGCCGGCCCACCCGCGGGTTTAGACGATCTGCACTGAACGCTGTACGTTCGGAACCCAAGAGAGCGAAGCCTGAGGCGACAATATCCCCACACCCAACGTCTATCGCGTGGGTTTTCAAACCCTTTAGTCAACCCTCTGGAAGCCCACACCAATGAACGTCTTGAACATTACCAGCCATGGCAACAACAGCTTTTCCGACCGACTGTCGCTCGGGGTTAAAACCATGGCGATTGGAACCTACGGCGCTTACTTTGCTCTCGCCCTCATCTACTTCTGGTTCGGCGGCATGAAATTCACGCATTACGAGGCACAGGGATTGGTTCCGCTTGTAAGCAACAGCCCTCTATTGGGATGGGTTTATGACATTTTCAGTGTAGATGTCTTTTCTCGCTTACTCGGAGTCCTGGAGATCTCGATCGGTGCTCTAATTGCAGGTCGCCTGCTATCACCCAAGCTTTCTTTAATTGGAGGAGCGTTGTCTGCCGGACTGTTTTTCACCACGTTGACCTTTATGTTCTCGACACCTGGCGTGGTTGAACCCGGTCTCGGCTTCCCAGCCATTACGGTTGCACCGGGCCAATTTCTCCTGAAAGACATAGGGTTGCTTGCCGCGTCTGTATTCGTGGCGGGCCATTCTCTAACCCGATTGGAAACCCGTTGAACTGATCATTTCCCTCCTGGGATGGCCTGAAGCACTCCGATGCTTTCAGGCCATTTCCCTATGTCAGCGATTTCATCCAGTCCCGGGGGCTGCTGCCCGTCTTGCGGCGAAACGCACGAGCCAGCGCCGAGGGACTTTCATAACCGACTTCGTCAGCGATCAGCGTAATCGGCCGGCCTTCACGCAGGCGTTTCTGCGCCAGGCTGATCCGCCAACTCAGAAGATAATCCGCAGGTGTCTGCCCGATAACGGATCGGAAATGCGCGGCATAGGCGGCGCGCGACATATTCGACTCACGTGCCAGCTCTGCGACTGACCAGGCACGATGAGGTGCGTTGTGCATCTGCACCAGCGAGCGCACCAGCCGCGAATCGGCCAGTCCGGCCATCATTCCGGTACTTAATGCCTGGTGGTCGAGCAGATGTCGGAGCAGCAAAATGATCAGTAGCTCGAATAGGCGATCAAGCATTGCTTCCCTGCCACAATGTCCGGCTGCCGCCTCACCGAACAGCCATCTCAGTGTATCGGCCAGCAGCGGCAGCTCATCCAGGGACAGCACCAGAAGATCAGGTAACGAAGCAGACAACGGGTTATCGACACCACCATCAAACTTCATTGACGCACACAAGAGTCGAGCCCCTTCGGGCTCACCCGGGATCAGTTGATGCGGGCTTGGGCGCGGCAGAAAAATCAGACTGGGCCGGGTAAGCAGCAGATCACGGCCATCAGGGCTCCGTAAAGTGACGCGACCTGCCTGCAGCAGGTGGATATGGCCGCGCTGGTCAGCGCCATCGTATGACGCCACACCGCAAAGCTTGCCACTGTGAAACAGGTTTGCGCGCACGCCGAACTGTGACAACAAGGTAGACAAGCGGTCCATACGGAATCTCATCGCAAGATATAGACGATCAGTATCGTAGCACCGACTGTTCCACGCAGACCGTTCAGGCCTGTAGGTGACTACCGGGAAGCGATATGCCGCTGTGTCAATCAGTGGCCATCGCGAGGTCGCCTTTGGCAGTCATTCCAAACCTCACGTATCACATCCTTAAGCATCAACGCCTCCGCCCAACGATCAGTGATGTCGCGTCCATCGGCACCCGTAATGGCATAAGGCGGTGGGCCGAGTTCACAGGTGAAGGAAAGGCTATCGGGCGTGTTCGGTCGGGCCAGCCAATCTTCGATCCCATAGCGCCACCAACCCAGGAAACGCTCCAGCCACGGTCGATGCTGGGCGAAGCTCAGGGGCACCTGAACCTGTTCGCCGTTGGAGACACGTCCATGAAACCCCCAACTGTGCCGCAGGACGGTGTGGATCTGTTCGTCGTCCTCGGCGGCAGCCGGCTCTGGCAGTTCGCGGCCCACAACATAGTGGGACAAGTCAGCCAAAAGCTTGAGGTCGGGCATTTCAGCGAGAATGTCGAGGGTGAACAACAGGTCACTGGTGAGGCGATAACGGTGGGTTTCCAGCAGAACAGGAAAGTCCACCTGCTCGGCCAGACGCTGCCAGCCTTCGATCAGTTCGATAGCTTGCTTCAGCGTGCGCGGCCGCACGTCTGCTTGCAGCGTGAGGTGGTGGCAGCCGTAGCGGGACGCGACATCGATCGCTGCCGCCAGATCATCCACGGTGCGGGGGAACACTTGACCTTCGATTTGCAGGCCCTGCGCCTTGGCGGCGGCATGCAGGCGTGCGGCATGTGGCGCGACCCAGAAATGGTCGGTGATACCGTCGAAGCCGGCGGCGGCGATTTTCTCCACTTGCGCTTCCAGGGAAAGGTCGCATTGGCCACGGTAATCTTGCATGGCCCACTGGGACTGAAAGACCAGGAATTCACGCATGTCAGTTCCTCAGCAGTTGTTTGAGCGGTACATCGGCATCGGCCAGAGCGTCCACCGAGAGGCGGTTATGGAGAGCGATCAGTCGTTCGCACAATTTGATGTCCTTGGCGACGCTATTCCCCTGCCCCCAGCCGCAAGCGCCTTGCAGACGTTGTTCGGCATCGAGGTAGAACAACAGGAATCCGCCACCGGGGGTTGTCCGGCTCGCCGTGGGTTGCGTGTTTGCGATCACGCCCACGGTCTGCAATCCCCAGTCGTATTGATCGGACCAAAAACCGGGAATGACCTCGAAGGGCAGTTCGCCGCCCAACAGATTCAGGGCAGCGTGACGACCTTGGGTTTCGGCGTTGCGCCACGTTTCCTGACGCTGGAAAACCCCTTGCGGGTGCAGCCGAAACTCACAGACATCGCCCGCCGCAAAGATGTCCGGCGCGCTGGTGCGCAGTTGGGCATCGACGCGAATGCCCTGGCCGACCTCAAGTCCTGCGGCTGCGGCCAGTTCAGTGTTGGGTTGCATGCCGATGCCTACCACCACCAGGTCGCAGGGCAACCACTGGCCGTCGACCAGTTGCACGGACTCAACGTGAGTAGTGCCCTGCACCGCCTCAATGGCCACATTCAACCGGACATCCACGCCCTGACTGCGATGCAGTTCCAGCAGAACACTGGACAGTTGCTCCGGCAACACCCGACCCGCCAAACGCGGTCCGGCCTCAAGCAAGGTCACCGTGCAACCCAAGGCCCGGGCGGTGGCGGAAACTTCGAGTCCGATAAAGCCGCCGCCGATGATCACCACCCGGGTGTCAGGCTGCAACGAAGCGCGCAGTGCCAGGGCCTCGTCATGTGTGCGCAGATAAAGCACATTGAGCAGACGCTCGGGCACCGAGGCGAGTCTGCGCGACCGCCCTCCCGTCGCCAATAACAGCCGGGCGTAATGCAGCCAGCTGCCGTCGGCCAACTGCAGACGATGCTGCTGCGGATCCAGGCATTTCACCGGGTTACCCGCCAGGTGTTCGATGTCCAGATCGGCGAGCTGAGCGGTGTCGCACAAGCTGTAACCCGCCAGATCGATCGTGCCCTGCAACAGCCCTTTGGACAGCGGCGGACGTTCATAGGGCGGATGGGACTCGTCGCCTATCAGAATCAGGCGACCGCTATAACCTTCGCCGCGCAAGGTCAGGGCCGCGCGGCCACCCGCATGCCCGGCGCCGACGATGACCAGTGGAGCATTGGCAGGATTCATGGCACAGGCTCCGTGCAGTTAGACCGTGATGGCGAGCAGCACACGCCCCGCTTCGACCCGGACTTCATAGGTCTTGAGGTTGACGCACACCGGTGCGCCAAGGGCTTTGCCGGAGCGGTAGTCGAAACGCCCGTTGTGCTTGGGGCACTCGACGACATGTTCCATCACCAGGCCATCGGCCAAATGGATGGACTCATGGGTGCACAGGCCCGCAGTGGCGAAAAACTCGCTGTCGGCGGAACGGTAGACGGCATAGGTGTGCTGGCCATGGTCGAAACGAATGACATCTTCGTCGTCAATATCGTCCACGGCACATACATCGATCCATTGATCGGTCATGGCGTTTTCTCTTGTAGTGGTGCAGACAGGAAGGTGTCAGGCCGGCGTTACTTCAGGTTCTGCCTGGACGTTGGCGGCCGTCGCTGCGCGTTGTGGCAAAGGGCGACGGACGAAATAGGTCGGGTCTTTGCGCTGCTTCCAGATGGTCGGGATGATTTCCTTGAAAGCCTCGAACAGGCCGCTGTAAGGCGGCGGGGAGTCGCGGCGAATCTCTTCGTGAAGCTGCGCCAGCGCGTGAAACGGCACCATCGGATACATGTGGTGCTCAAGGTGATAGTTCATGTTGAGGTACATGAAGCGCAGCACCGGGTTCATGTAAATCGTGCGGCAGTTGCTGCGGTGATCGAGTACGTCCTCGGCCAGGCCCACATGCTGCGACAGGCCGAACAGGTAGGACAGCCAACCGCCATAGAGGGTGGGCAGACCTATAAACATCAGCGGCAACCAGCTCTGCAGATAAAGCGCAGTGCCCACGGTGAGCACATAAATCGCTAGCCAGACGCGTGCGTCCCTCACCACCTTGGGCCACTCGGATTCGGGGATGAACGTCTGTTCTTCTTCACCCATCCGCCCTACCGCATGCTTGCAGACTGACCACATCGTCTTCAACGCGTAAGGCATCCTGAACAGGCTCAGCACCATATTGATCAGGCTTGGCGGACGTGGTTCGACGATCTCCGGATCGCGGCCGACGATAACGGTGTCGGTGTGGTGCCGTGCGTGGCTCCAGCGCCAGACTTGGGGTTCGAACATGAACATGAAGCTCGACAGCTGGTAGACCGCATCATTCATCCAGCGGGTCTTGAACGCCGTACCGTGACCCGCTTCGTGCCAACGGGCATTGGACGCCGTGCCGTAGAGCATCCCGTAGACGAAGAAGAACGGAACGCAGGCCCATGAGCCCCAGAACCAGTAACCGCCGAACCCGGTCACGACCATCGCCGACAGCCAGATCGCGGTATCAAGCAAGGCCGGGCCATCGCGGCGCTGCATCAATTCCTTCATGCGTTTACGAGAAATGGGGGATTGATACCAGCTTGCCGATACCAGGCCTTTTTGCGCCGCTCGGGCGGCTTCAGGGCCGGTCAATCGATAATCCCGAGGCATGGGTTTACCGGGGTTTTCAAAGGCTGCGTTTTGTTCAGGCATTTTATTGTTCTCCGCAAGCTTGATTGTTTTAGGCACTTGCTTCGATGCGGGATCACATCGCTGGGGAAAATATAGAGAGCGCAGAAATCACCCTCAAGCCCTTGAATACATTCCCTATCAAGCTATCATCCAGGCCCATTGAAGCTTGATAGTTTTCTATCAAAGCGCTTGCGGGGGCCGCCATGAACAACAACAAACGCCCAACCATCGCCACCGTTGCCGAGCACGCTGGCTTGAGTGTCGCCACCGTAGACCGGGTGCTCAACGCCAGGGCGCCGGTCAACCCGGCCACCGCCGAGCAGGTATTCCAGGCCGCCGAAGCGGTCGGTTATTTCGCCGCCCGGCTGATCGGCCAGCGGATCCGCGAACGTCGTCCCACCTATCGTTTCGGCATCCTCTTGCTCGGCACCGCCCAGGCGTTTTATGGCAACGTGGCCACCGCCATCACCGAGGCGGCGCAGCGTCAGGCTGATGCCAATCTGAGCATTCAATTCGAGTACGTCTTCGATCGCACGCCCAGCGCGATCATTGCCCAGATCGAACAACTGGCGGTGCAGTGCGATGGTCTGGCGGTGGTCAGCTTCGCGCATCCGCAGATCAATGCCGCCATCGCGCAGATCAGAGAGGCCGGCGTGCCGGTGATCGCGCTGCTGTCCGACATTCATGAGGCGGCGGATGAGCCTTACGTCGGCCAGGATAATCACGAGGTCGGACGAACCATGGGCTGGCTGATGGCTCACACGTGTGGCGCCCGCAAAGGCAGCGTCGGGGTGTTGCTCGGTGGTCACCGTTTTCTTGGCCATCAGGCGCGGGTCGAGGGGTTGCGCAGCTATCTGGCGGAGCGCGCCCCAGGGTTGCGGCTGCTGGAAGCGGTGATCAATCTGGACAATTGCGACATCACCGAAGAGGCGACGCTGGACCTGCTGGCGCGGCACGATGACTTGCGCGGTTTGTGCGTGGTCGGCGGTGGCGGCGACGGGGTCATCAATGCCCTGTCGCAGTTGCCGAAGCAGCCGTCACTGTGCTGCATTCTGCAGGAGTCGACCGAGCTGTCGCGACAAGCGCTGGATCAGGGACTGATCAGCCTGCTGATCGACTCCCAGCCCCGATTACTGGCAACCGCGCTGGTCGATTTGCTGGTCGAACTGCAGACCACGCCGGACTTCGATCCGATACGGCATCGAATCCATGTTCCATTGCAGATCATCACCTCAGAGAACGCCCGACACTGACGGTGTGAGCCCCCATCAGAGGTTGGATTCCGAACGGAAAGCATCGGCACTCAACCCGAACCGATTCATCTTGTTGTACAACCCGCCGCGAGAAACATTCAGCTGCCTCGCGGCCAGGCGGATGTTGCCGCGGGTATCCCTGAGGGCCGCGATGATCGCATTCATTTCATGGGTGCCAAGGTCAAGGGCGGCCCGGGGTGCGGGCACACTTCCTGGCGCCGGCTGATGTAGCTTCTGCTTGATTTCAAGCGGTAGATCAGCTGGCTGAATCAGTTCGGTCACCGCCAGATTGGTCGCGCGTTCAATGGTGTTTTCCAGCTCGCGAACGTTACCCGGCCAGCTGTAGGCCGAAAGAATATCCAACGCCTCTGGCGAGATGCCCTGCACCGATTTGCGTAGCGACCGGGTGCAACGATTGAGAAAATGTCGCGCCAGCAATGGAACATCTTCCCGACGCATCCGCAGCGGTGGAACCGTCAGGTTCAGCACATTGAGCCGGTAGTAAAGATCCTCACGAAAAGCGCCATCGGCAACGGCCTGGCTCAGGTTACGGTGGGTGGCGGCGATGATGCGTACATCCACTTGCTGCGATTTTTTCGCGCCCACGCGCGTCACCTCACCTTCTTGCAAAACGCGCAGCAGGCTGACCTGGGCATCGAAAGACATGTCACCGATTTCGTCGAGGAAGATCGTTCCGCCATCGGCCAATTCGAATTTCCCGGCAGAGCCTCCACGGGCCGATCCGGTGAAGGCGCCCTCGACATGACCGAACAGTTCGCTCTGCACCAGATCTCGCGGAATGGCCCCGCAATTGACGGCCACAAACGGACCACTGCAACGGTCGCTGGCGTTATGGATTGCCTGGGCAAACAGCTCCTTGCCAGTGCCGCTTTCACCCAGAATCAGTGTGGTCGAGTCACTGCGACTGGCAATCCGTCCCAGGTGCAACGCGTCCTGTATGGCTCGCGAACTGCCTTGAATGGTCTCGAAGGTGTAACTGGCTTGAGTGCCGATGATCCGCCGGGTAATTTCCCGAATACGCCGGTTCTCGCGCAACGAAACAATGCGCCCACCCTGCTCCAGTGGACACACCGACACCAGACACGCCAAGTGGCTG
This genomic stretch from Pseudomonas wuhanensis harbors:
- a CDS encoding LacI family DNA-binding transcriptional regulator, which encodes MNNNKRPTIATVAEHAGLSVATVDRVLNARAPVNPATAEQVFQAAEAVGYFAARLIGQRIRERRPTYRFGILLLGTAQAFYGNVATAITEAAQRQADANLSIQFEYVFDRTPSAIIAQIEQLAVQCDGLAVVSFAHPQINAAIAQIREAGVPVIALLSDIHEAADEPYVGQDNHEVGRTMGWLMAHTCGARKGSVGVLLGGHRFLGHQARVEGLRSYLAERAPGLRLLEAVINLDNCDITEEATLDLLARHDDLRGLCVVGGGGDGVINALSQLPKQPSLCCILQESTELSRQALDQGLISLLIDSQPRLLATALVDLLVELQTTPDFDPIRHRIHVPLQIITSENARH
- a CDS encoding sugar phosphate isomerase/epimerase family protein, whose amino-acid sequence is MREFLVFQSQWAMQDYRGQCDLSLEAQVEKIAAAGFDGITDHFWVAPHAARLHAAAKAQGLQIEGQVFPRTVDDLAAAIDVASRYGCHHLTLQADVRPRTLKQAIELIEGWQRLAEQVDFPVLLETHRYRLTSDLLFTLDILAEMPDLKLLADLSHYVVGRELPEPAAAEDDEQIHTVLRHSWGFHGRVSNGEQVQVPLSFAQHRPWLERFLGWWRYGIEDWLARPNTPDSLSFTCELGPPPYAITGADGRDITDRWAEALMLKDVIREVWNDCQRRPRDGH
- a CDS encoding fatty acid desaturase family protein, with the translated sequence MPEQNAAFENPGKPMPRDYRLTGPEAARAAQKGLVSASWYQSPISRKRMKELMQRRDGPALLDTAIWLSAMVVTGFGGYWFWGSWACVPFFFVYGMLYGTASNARWHEAGHGTAFKTRWMNDAVYQLSSFMFMFEPQVWRWSHARHHTDTVIVGRDPEIVEPRPPSLINMVLSLFRMPYALKTMWSVCKHAVGRMGEEEQTFIPESEWPKVVRDARVWLAIYVLTVGTALYLQSWLPLMFIGLPTLYGGWLSYLFGLSQHVGLAEDVLDHRSNCRTIYMNPVLRFMYLNMNYHLEHHMYPMVPFHALAQLHEEIRRDSPPPYSGLFEAFKEIIPTIWKQRKDPTYFVRRPLPQRAATAANVQAEPEVTPA
- a CDS encoding NAD(P)/FAD-dependent oxidoreductase; this translates as MNPANAPLVIVGAGHAGGRAALTLRGEGYSGRLILIGDESHPPYERPPLSKGLLQGTIDLAGYSLCDTAQLADLDIEHLAGNPVKCLDPQQHRLQLADGSWLHYARLLLATGGRSRRLASVPERLLNVLYLRTHDEALALRASLQPDTRVVIIGGGFIGLEVSATARALGCTVTLLEAGPRLAGRVLPEQLSSVLLELHRSQGVDVRLNVAIEAVQGTTHVESVQLVDGQWLPCDLVVVGIGMQPNTELAAAAGLEVGQGIRVDAQLRTSAPDIFAAGDVCEFRLHPQGVFQRQETWRNAETQGRHAALNLLGGELPFEVIPGFWSDQYDWGLQTVGVIANTQPTASRTTPGGGFLLFYLDAEQRLQGACGWGQGNSVAKDIKLCERLIALHNRLSVDALADADVPLKQLLRN
- a CDS encoding MocE family 2Fe-2S type ferredoxin, whose translation is MTDQWIDVCAVDDIDDEDVIRFDHGQHTYAVYRSADSEFFATAGLCTHESIHLADGLVMEHVVECPKHNGRFDYRSGKALGAPVCVNLKTYEVRVEAGRVLLAITV
- a CDS encoding sigma-54 interaction domain-containing protein, whose product is MVNPQLTAFSAQDLDYITALGPASLNEGPIAELDQAWLACLKGRIDRPAGVRQVIWDSWLRSVSAGLDPEDGEYRFVAPAVLAATLAANRALIAAAAEVMKGLLAYNPRGHINLTDAAGTTLYFCGLDLTPVGSRLLESVQGTNCTGLAITEDRLVYVLAEENFGIGLRRRRMHCAAAPIRDAQGRTLAMLTLTAEPGWFHFHTLGTVQAAAEAVSRQMALQALLEEQQTVLEVLNEGLVVLDERGCIKALNRYARQLFRVGQDLLGSPFQRLGQSELTNQILLRGGEGLRDLDCTFELHDRSHLACLVSVCPLEQGGRIVSLRENRRIREITRRIIGTQASYTFETIQGSSRAIQDALHLGRIASRSDSTTLILGESGTGKELFAQAIHNASDRCSGPFVAVNCGAIPRDLVQSELFGHVEGAFTGSARGGSAGKFELADGGTIFLDEIGDMSFDAQVSLLRVLQEGEVTRVGAKKSQQVDVRIIAATHRNLSQAVADGAFREDLYYRLNVLNLTVPPLRMRREDVPLLARHFLNRCTRSLRKSVQGISPEALDILSAYSWPGNVRELENTIERATNLAVTELIQPADLPLEIKQKLHQPAPGSVPAPRAALDLGTHEMNAIIAALRDTRGNIRLAARQLNVSRGGLYNKMNRFGLSADAFRSESNL